A part of Desulfobacter sp. genomic DNA contains:
- the zupT gene encoding zinc transporter ZupT — protein sequence MTPDTSTVLFAFSLTLFAGLSTGVGSALAFFARQTNTVFLTASLGFSAGVMIYVSMIEIFVKARDALSEAVGPSQGYLLTTAAFFGGILLIALIDKLVPSFENPHEARGIEDMSLAGEAARKKKNLERMGLFSALAIAIHNFPEGLATFVGGLHDPAMGISIAVAIAIHNIPEGIAVSVPLYYATGSRKKAFGLSFLSGLSEPVGALVGYFLFFKFFNGYVFGLLFAVVAGIMVFISLDELLPTAEKYGEHHIAMYGVVAGMVVMAASLVLFA from the coding sequence ATGACACCGGACACCTCCACTGTTCTCTTTGCCTTTTCCCTTACCCTTTTTGCCGGACTCTCCACGGGTGTGGGATCGGCCCTGGCATTTTTCGCGCGCCAGACCAATACTGTTTTTCTCACCGCCTCCCTGGGTTTTTCCGCCGGGGTGATGATCTATGTCTCCATGATTGAAATCTTCGTCAAGGCCAGGGATGCCCTGAGTGAAGCCGTTGGCCCCTCCCAGGGATATTTGCTGACCACCGCAGCCTTTTTCGGCGGCATCCTGTTAATCGCCCTCATTGATAAGCTGGTGCCCAGTTTTGAAAACCCGCACGAGGCCAGGGGCATAGAGGATATGTCCCTGGCCGGCGAGGCTGCCCGTAAAAAGAAGAACCTGGAACGGATGGGACTTTTTTCCGCCCTGGCCATTGCCATCCACAATTTTCCCGAAGGGCTGGCCACCTTTGTGGGCGGTCTGCATGACCCGGCAATGGGCATCAGCATTGCCGTTGCCATAGCCATCCACAATATCCCCGAGGGCATCGCGGTATCCGTCCCCCTTTACTATGCCACGGGCAGCCGGAAAAAGGCCTTTGGCCTCTCTTTTCTTTCCGGGCTCTCGGAACCCGTGGGGGCCCTGGTGGGATATTTTCTCTTTTTTAAATTTTTCAATGGTTATGTTTTCGGCCTTCTCTTTGCCGTGGTGGCCGGCATCATGGTCTTCATCTCCCTGGATGAGCTGCTGCCCACGGCGGAAAAATACGGGGAGCACCATATTGCCATGTACGGGGTGGTGGCGGGTATGGTCGTGATGGCGGCCAGCCTGGTCCTCTTTGCTTAA
- a CDS encoding dinitrogenase iron-molybdenum cofactor biosynthesis domain-containing protein, translating into MKIAITAWGNRVSPVFDAAGTLLVAQIENHTIKKKTYHAFEPDDIKELAALMHREQVSTLICGAISTKPATRIVENHIRLISFVSGNALEVLNSFASRNTIDQTFMMPGCSLDYSRRPSI; encoded by the coding sequence TTGAAAATTGCAATTACTGCATGGGGCAACCGGGTCTCTCCTGTTTTTGATGCAGCCGGCACCCTGCTTGTCGCCCAAATCGAAAACCACACCATTAAAAAGAAAACCTACCATGCATTTGAGCCGGACGACATTAAAGAACTGGCGGCCCTGATGCACCGTGAGCAGGTCTCCACACTGATCTGCGGCGCCATTTCAACCAAGCCTGCCACCCGTATCGTGGAAAACCATATCCGTCTGATATCCTTTGTTTCGGGGAATGCCCTGGAAGTGCTCAACTCTTTCGCCTCCAGAAACACCATCGACCAAACCTTTATGATGCCCGGGTGCAGCCTGGATTATTCCCGGCGTCCCTCCATCTGA